In Alphaproteobacteria bacterium, one genomic interval encodes:
- the rpmG gene encoding 50S ribosomal protein L33 has protein sequence MAKPATILVKLESTADTGYFYVAKKNPRKTEGKLEFRKYDPKARKHVVFKEGRMK, from the coding sequence ATGGCGAAACCGGCGACCATTCTCGTCAAGCTGGAGAGCACAGCCGATACCGGCTATTTCTATGTGGCGAAGAAAAACCCGCGCAAGACCGAAGGCAAGCTTGAGTTTCGCAAGTACGACCCCAAGGCGCGCAAGCATGTGGTGTTCAAGGAAGGCCGCATGAAGTAG
- a CDS encoding PleD family two-component system response regulator, with product MSARILVVDDIPANVRLLEAKLQAEYFEVIAAEDGPSALTIVAREMPDIILLDVMMPGMDGFEVCRRIKHDPLAQHIPIVMVTALSEPEDRVRGLESGADDFLTKPIDDKALFARVRSLVRLKMMTDEWRMREEISLTLGDGDGDVRPVMEIDASDARVAVVGDRDGSFDRMAQAISRDSDRLVHVPVISGGGADLDIALAESCEAVVINCTPGRGADPLRVLAHLRSQEQSRTIPAIVVVDDHDSDVIARCLDLGASDYLTRPVDANEAIARIRTQVRRFRYQHRLKLSYRQNLSMAYRDELTGVYNRRYLATHLNAVVGRMRDAGKPLSLLMLDIDHFKATNDRYGHLAGDQVLAEVADRVTSSLRGFDTVARFGGEEFVVVMPDTAAEPAFMVAERLRRRVADKPVVLADGEAVSVAISIGVATAPLSNATGESLLELADTALYQAKAAGRNRTVAAAPGSAPASARRTA from the coding sequence ATGTCGGCCAGAATCCTCGTTGTTGATGACATCCCGGCCAATGTTCGCCTGCTGGAGGCAAAGCTGCAGGCGGAGTATTTTGAGGTCATCGCTGCGGAAGATGGCCCGTCGGCGCTGACCATCGTGGCCCGCGAGATGCCGGACATCATCCTGCTGGACGTCATGATGCCGGGCATGGACGGGTTCGAGGTATGCCGCCGCATCAAGCATGACCCGTTGGCTCAGCATATCCCCATCGTCATGGTGACGGCGCTCAGCGAGCCGGAAGATCGTGTGCGCGGCCTGGAAAGCGGCGCCGACGACTTTCTCACCAAACCCATAGATGACAAGGCCCTGTTTGCCCGCGTTCGCTCGCTTGTCCGACTGAAGATGATGACCGACGAATGGCGTATGCGCGAAGAAATATCCCTTACCCTCGGCGATGGCGACGGTGATGTCCGGCCGGTTATGGAGATTGACGCCAGCGATGCCCGTGTCGCGGTGGTTGGCGACCGCGATGGGTCATTTGACCGTATGGCTCAGGCCATTTCTCGCGACAGTGACCGCCTTGTTCATGTGCCCGTCATCAGCGGCGGCGGCGCCGACCTCGACATTGCCCTTGCCGAATCCTGCGAGGCGGTGGTTATCAACTGTACGCCTGGTCGCGGCGCTGATCCGTTGCGTGTGCTGGCGCACCTTCGCTCACAGGAACAGTCGCGGACGATTCCGGCCATTGTGGTGGTGGATGACCACGACTCCGATGTCATCGCACGCTGCCTTGATCTCGGCGCCAGTGATTATCTGACCCGGCCGGTGGATGCCAACGAGGCCATCGCCCGGATTCGCACTCAGGTTCGCCGCTTTCGCTATCAGCACAGGTTGAAGCTCAGTTACCGGCAGAACCTGTCCATGGCCTATCGCGACGAGCTGACTGGGGTCTACAACCGGCGCTACCTGGCTACCCACCTCAATGCTGTGGTCGGCCGTATGCGCGATGCGGGCAAGCCGCTGTCACTGCTGATGCTGGATATCGACCACTTCAAGGCGACCAATGACCGGTATGGCCATCTTGCGGGCGATCAGGTCCTGGCGGAAGTGGCAGACCGGGTCACGTCATCATTGCGCGGTTTCGATACGGTGGCGCGCTTCGGCGGTGAAGAGTTCGTCGTTGTCATGCCGGATACCGCGGCTGAGCCGGCCTTCATGGTGGCCGAGCGCCTGCGCCGGCGGGTGGCGGATAAGCCCGTTGTTCTGGCCGATGGCGAAGCCGTATCCGTGGCTATCAGCATCGGCGTTGCGACGGCGCCATTGAGCAACGCTACAGGGGAATCGCTGCTCGAACTGGCGGACACCGCGCTGTATCAGGCCAAGGCCGCCGGTCGCAACCGGACGGTGGCTGCGGCGCCCGGTTCCGCGCCCGCTTCGGCGCGGCGCACGGCCTGA
- a CDS encoding response regulator, producing the protein MAKKVLIVEDNELNMKLFNDLLEAHGYTTLQTRDGLNALAMAREHQPDLILMDIQLPEVSGLEVTRQLKDDAELKAIPVVAVTAFAMKGDEEKIRQGGCEAYISKPISVAQFLETVARYVQ; encoded by the coding sequence ATGGCCAAGAAGGTGCTCATTGTTGAGGACAACGAACTCAACATGAAGCTCTTTAACGATCTGCTGGAGGCGCACGGCTACACCACGCTGCAGACTCGTGACGGGCTGAACGCGCTGGCCATGGCCCGCGAACACCAGCCGGATCTCATCCTGATGGACATTCAGCTGCCGGAGGTTTCCGGCCTGGAGGTAACCCGCCAGCTCAAGGATGATGCGGAGCTGAAGGCGATTCCGGTGGTGGCTGTCACGGCCTTTGCCATGAAGGGCGATGAAGAAAAGATACGCCAGGGCGGATGCGAGGCCTATATCTCGAAGCCCATCTCCGTCGCCCAGTTTCTGGAAACCGTTGCCCGCTATGTCCAGTAG